TTGGAAGCCTAAGTTCCACATTTAATTCATTTTTTCCAAAATTTTTCAGCCTTTTTTCAGCGTTTGTTTTGGAAAGTCCTGTTTTTTCAGATTCTAATCTTTCAAATACTTCTGAAATTGGCATCAAATAATAATCGGTATCTGGCATCCCCTCCCCCCCGACAAAATACTAATAGTTATCCATTTAAAAACAATTCATCATTTAATTAATTTTTAATATGTAAAAGAACTGATTTAAACATTTTCAAAATAGGGACTTTAAAAATACATTGTTGATAGAATTTATAAAAAAATAAAAAAATTTGTTAGTTATTCCATTGTAAATACAAGAGTTACTTCTTGATCCACCAATCTTAAGTAGTATTGACCAGCACCTGTTCCCGCACTCATCTGGAAGTTAAATTCATCACATCCTTCTGGTGCAGTAATTTCAAAACAGCTTGATTCCAACGTTACATTCTCGCCATTTATGGTGCATACATAATCTGACTTCATTCTTAGAACGATATTTGATGCCGTAAAATTTTTCCAAGTTTCGTTTAATGGAACATATATAACAGTACCGTCAGCATAATTTTTAATTAAATTTGTTTTTACATTATCAAGGGAATAGGTTACCACACTATTATCCGTAATGTTAGTGTATGATGCATTAAATTCATTGTTTGTTACCGCATCGTTAGGGTTAATGTTAATTACGCCAGTAGTAAGTTTTACTATTGCATTATTGATTACATCGACGTCAAATCCTGAAGTAAACCCGCAATAAGATGTTTCCTGAACATCGTTAACAGTAGTCGTTTCAAAAGCGCCTTTAGACATTTCTAAAGCCACATATGAACCAGAAACTAAAACTGCGAGGATCAATATTACCATTTCTATAGATAATTGCCCTTTGTTAGACATATAATCACCGCCGTTAAGACATATATGGATCATAAATATGTATTGATCAATATAATTAAAATATATCCATTCAATAATATTAATCTTACGTATTAGTTAAGTAAATTAATTAAAACCTAAATAAATGGGCTTAATTAAAAAATATTCTCAAAAAAATATTTCTAACATAAAATTATAAAATAGATTTAAAAACGCCCCCATCGGGATTTGAACCCGAGTCCACGGATCCGCAGTCCGCGAGGATATCCTACCTACCCCATGAGGGCATATGCAATGATAATTACGGGATTTTGATTAATCCTTTTAACATACTCATAAAAAATATATTAATAGTTTTTGGTTGTTTTAAGATTTTAATCTATTTATTTAAACAATAAAACTTATTTTAAAATATTTTTATAATTTTAAAATAATTATTCTATTTTATTCCTTGCATACTTTCACAATTTCTTTAACCAGATCTTTTTGAATTCTTCCTTCATTTCTGTCACCCTTGGTGCATGCAGCACCCCTAACACCAACGATGTCACAACCAATTTCTTTTAACATTGGAATTTCTTCAATTTTAATTGAACCTGCAAGAGCACATTTCATTCCATATTTGTGTGTTTCTTCGACAAATTCCTTTAATAATTCAATGCTCATGTGGTCAAACAATGTTTTTCCATCTTTTACAGCCGTATCTAACATTGCAACGTCGCATCCTGCATCTCTTGCAACTTTAGGGATAACTAATGGATCAACTCCACCAATTCTGTATGCATCCGCATATCCTGCAGCTACAACAATTTTGTCTTCCCCAACATATTTTACTGCTTTTGTAACATTTTTCATTACGTCCACGGCTTCTTGGTATGACCTTGTACCGTAAAGTCCAACCTTTATATAATCAGCACCACTTACTGTTGCCCCCAAAGCTGCAAGTGTAACAGTTCCCGGTTTATATGGAACATCCCCTATTGCAGCACTCACAAGCCTTCCTTCTGGCGTTGCTTCTCTTATTTCTTTAATTACCCATGGAAAGTTTGCACCCAATGAACCTTCAGGAGGATTTTTGACATCAATTATATCGGCACCACCTTCGATTGCTTCGTAGGCTTCAGCAACATCTTTAGGACTTACAAGTAATATCACAATTTCACCCAATAATTTCCGTAGTTTACCTAAGATTATAAATATGTATTCGTAGTTATTCTATCTGATTTATAATATCCAAAATTATTTAATGTATAAAAATTTAACGATTTGTATAATGTATTAAATCCATAATTAGTAAAATTTACAAATAACTATGAGTTAACCTACGGGCAAACTATATCATACGTACTGGGTGTTAGGATGGAAATCTCCCTTGCAATAGGGTACATATCCCTTTTATTTATCATTGGATCATTTATCGCTAAATTAGCGGATAGAATCGGAATTCCAGATATTCCTCTTCTATTAATTGTTGGTTTACTTATTGGCCCAGTATTTGGATTGATATCTCCAATTTATGCCCAGACAATTTTTTCTTTTGTGGGAACTGTTGGTCTTATAATTCTTTTGCTCGTTGGAGCCTTTGAAATGAGATGGATTGTTTTAAAAAGAGTTTTAAAAACAGTTTTAAAACTTGATACAATCGGTCTTGTTATTTCACTTTTAATTTCTGGACTCGTGTTCAGTTTTGTATATGCACTACCGTTTACAAACCCGATTGGATTTATCTACGGTGCAGTAAACTGTGCGACTGATCCTGCAACCCTTATTCCAATATTTTCAAAATCAGATATTGACCCAAAAATTGCAGTTACTTTAGAAGCAGAAAGCGTATTTAACGATCCATTGGGTATCGTTGCAACAACATTAACCCTTTCAGCAATAGGCCTTAGCAAAAGTGCAAATCCAATTCTTGATTTTATTATGTTGGCATTTGGTGGCCTCGCTTTAGGTTATGTTGGAGGAAAAATATTTGAATTTGTAGTTTCAAAAGATGAATTTGGAGAATACATTGCACCACTTGGCGTTGGGGCTGCAATGGCACTATGGTATTTTGGAGAGGAAATTGCCCCCCATTTCCTAGGACATGGATTAAGCGGCTATATGGCAGTTGCCATTATGGGACTTTATATTGGGAACGTGGTAACTAAAAACCCCAAAAATACAAAAGACATGCATAAAATGGCAGAATTTTGTACAGATCTATCGTCACTTACTAGAATTTTAATATTCGTATTTTTAGGTGCGAGCATAAGTTTACCGCTCCTTACGCACTTTGGGTTTTACGGACTCCTTTGTGCAATTGGTTCTGTATTCGTTGCAAGACCAATAGGGGTTTTTATTGCGACCGCAATTCCTCCAGTAAATTCACTAAAAGAGCGAATCTACTTTGCACTTGAAGGTCCAAGAGGGGTAGTTCCTGCAGCACTTGCAGCAATGATATATTCAAATATTATGCACCATCCTAGTGTGATACCTCCTGCGGTAACCCAATATATGCCTCCGGAAATGATTGCAGGTTCAATCCTTGTTGCAACATTCCTTACGATACTCTTAAGCGTTATTGTTGAGGCTTCTTGGGCATACCCCCTTGCAAATAAACTTTTTAAATAATCCGGTGATTTAATGGAGAAACATGGCAATTACAATATTAATAAGATCTGTGTTATAGGATTAGGATATATTGGTCTTCCCACAGCCTCAATGCTTGCAAATCATGGCTACGAAGTTGTCGGTGTTGATGTAAACGAAAAACGAGTAAACCAGATCAAAAACGGCGAATTAAAAATTGAAGAACCCGGACTTTTAACGCTTGTAAAGGGTGCGATAAATTCAAAAAACTTAAATGTTCAGACATCTGCAACAGAAGCGGATGCATTTATCATCTGTGTTCCAACCCCTGCACTGGAAAACGAAGATGGATCTAAAAAGTGTGATTTAACCTACGTGATGGGTGCAGTCCAAAATATCATTCCATTTTTAAAAGAGGGAAACTTAATTGTAATTGAAAGTACAATTCCGCCGGAAATCACTAAAAAAATTTATGAAACTATCGATAAAAAAATATACGTTGCCCACTGCCCAGAAAGAGTTCTTCCAGGAAAAATTTTAAAGGAACTCGTTGAAAACGACCGTATTATTGGTGGAATAAATAAAAAATCTGCGGAAATGGCAAAAGAAATTTACAAATCATTTGTAGAAGGAAAAATATATATTACCGATTCAAACACTGCGGAAATGGTAAAATTAATGGAGAATACCTATAGGGACATAAATATTGCACTTGCAAACGAATTTGCGAAAATTTGTGATGAAATAGGGGTTAACGTATGGGATGCAATAAAAATTGCAAATAAACACCCTCGTGTAAACATATTAAATCCGGGGCCCGGAGTTGGGGGCCACTGCATTAGTATTGACCCGTGGTTTATCGTTGAAAAAACAAATAATGCAAAATTCATACGTGCTGCAAGAGAATTAAACGATAATATGCCTGCATACGTTTGTAAATCTGTGCTTTCTGAATTAAAAAAACATGGCATTAAAAAACCAAAAATATCGGTATTTGGTGCAACTTACAAGGGAAATGTGGAAGATACAAGGGAAAGTCCTTCTAAAAATGTTATTGAAATGCTTTTAAAGAATGGAGTAACAGTTTCCACGTTTGATCCCCATGCAACTTGTTTTGAATATCCATTAAGTACGTTAGATGAATGTATTTCTGGTTCAGACTGTATTGTTGTATTAACTGACCATGATGCATTCAAAAATATTAAAAAAGACGATATTGACGAGATATGTCCAAAACTTAAAAACAAAATCGTATTCGATACGAAAAATATACTTGAACATAATTTATGGAAAAGGGCAGGGTTTACTGTTAAATTGCTTGGTAATGGGGCATGGTGAATAAATGGTAAAAGTAGGAGTAATTCTAGGAACTAGGCCTGAAATAATTAAAATGTCCCCGATAATTCGGGAACTAAAAAATAAAAATTTCTTTTTGATTCATACAAATCAGCATTATTCCAAAAATATGGATAAAGTCTTTTTTAAAGAACTAAACCTTCCAAAACCAGATTATAATCTAAATATTGGTTCTGGTAGTCATGGGGGCCAGACTGGAAAAATGTTGATTGAAATTGAAAAGGTTCTTTTAAAAGAAAAACCTGATTTTATACTTGTTCAAGGAGATACAAACACTGTTTTAGCAGGAGCTCTTGCTGCATCAAAATTATGCATAAAAATCGGGCATATTGAAGCAGGTCTTCGAAGTTTTGATAGAAAAATGCCTGAAGAAACAAACAGGGTTCTTACAGACCATATTTCAGAATTTTTATTTGCACCAACCGAAATTGCTGCAAAAAATATTCTAAATGAAGGAATTTCTAACGAAAAAATCCATATTGTGGGAAATAGTGTTGTAGATGCAACCATTCAAAACTTAGAAATTGCAGAAAACAATGAAAATATTTGTAAATTTTTATCAAAAATAACTGGAAATAAAAAATACTTTTTATTAACACTCCATAGGGCCGAAAACACAGATAACTTCGAAATTTTATCAGACCTTGTAACTTCAATAAATAAATTATCTGAAAACTATGGAAAAAACATTATTTTTCCAATTCATCCAAGAACATATAAAAAATTAAGTGAATTTAATTTAATTGATAAAATTAAAAGTAATTCATTGATAAAAATCATTGAACCTGTTGGATACCTTGAATTTTTAATTTTAGAAAAAAATGCCGAACTTATTGTAACAGACAGCGGCGGACTTCAAGAAGAGGCGTGTATCTTAAATGTTCCTTGTGTAACATTGAGGGAAAATACTGAAAGACCCGAAACAATTCACGTCAATTCAAATATTTTAGCAGGTAGTGACCCTAAAAACATTTTGAATTCAGTTGAAAAAATGTTAAAATCAGATAGATCCTGGAATAACCCATTTGGATGTGGAAATTCCGGAAAACTTATTGTTGATATTGTTTTGGGCGAAAAAAAGTATTAAACTAAAGCTATATTGACAATATGTGTAGTATTTTTATATAGTATGTTATTCATTGTATAAGTGATATTTATTTAACATCCCGCGGTGAGATTATGGCAGAAGAATGCTCTGGAAATTGCGATAGTTGCAGTTCAAGTTCCGACTGTTCAGACACTAAAAAAATGATGGAACAGCAGAATGCACAAATTAGAAACAATATGTCAAAAATTAAGCATAAAATAGCAGTCATGAGTGGTAAAGGTGGAGTTGGGAAATCCACAGTTACCGTAAACCTTGCTGCAACCCTTAAAATGATGGGATACAAAGTCGGAGTTTTGGACGGGGATATTCACGGCCCAAATATTCCACAAATGCTTGGAGTAGGTCAAATTCAACCAATAGCTGATGAAAATGGAATTTACCCAGTATCTACCCCGCAAGGAATTAAAACAATGTCTATTGGCTATTTTTTACCAGATACAAATACTCCAGTGATATGGAGAGGTCCAAAAGCAAGCGGTGCCATCAGACAGTTCTTAAGCGATGTTAATTGGGGAGAACTCGACTTTTTATTAATAGATACTCCTCCAGGATCAGGAGATATTCAAATAACAACCTTACAGGCAATTCCGGACATAGATGGAATTTTAATCGTCACAACCCCTGAAGAAGTTTCAGTATTGGATGCAAGAAAATCAGTATCTACTGCAAATACTCTTGAAATTCCAATAATTGGACTTGTTGAAAACATGGGCGGATTTGTATGTCCAGAATGTGACAAAGTTATCGATATATTCGGAAAAGGCGGCGGTGAAAAAGCTGCGAAAGAATTAAACGTATTTTTCCTTGGAAGAATCCCTCTCGATATTAAAGCAAGAGTTGCATCTGACAGAGGAGTTCCAATGGTTACAATGGACTGTAAAGCGTCAGAAGAATTTAAAAAGGTTGTTGAATCAGTCCTTGAAAGAATTAAAAAAGAATAACTTAAATTTTTTTATTTTTATCCCTGATTTAGGTGTATGTATGCTTCCAAATAAAAAAGCACTCGATTTGATCAAAATTTACATGAAAAAAGAGTTTACTTCGGAAAATTTAAAAGAACTAACTAAAAAATTAATAGAATTAGATTTACTTGTAAAAACAGAGGATGGAACATTCACTGTTAGGTCAGAAGATCCTGAAGAATTGATGCATTCTAGAGTTGGTGCATTAACCGAAGGAATTGAAAAATTTGCAGTTCCTTCAAAAGTTGAAAGTATAAAAAATCCAAAAATTTTGGATCTATGTAGCGGCATGGGATACAATGCAGTTTCCGCACTTCATTACAATATAAATTCTGAAATAGATATGGTGGAATACAGCAAAGAAATGCTTTTTTTATCCCTTGCACTCGATATTCCCATGACTGAACATTTAATAGTGAAAAATGCAATATCTGACTTTTTTAAAGGAAATTTGAATCAAAAAATTAGAATTTTTAACGAAGATGCAAGAATTACACTTTTAAGAAAAGACTTAAAAAAATACGATTGCGTGTTTCATGACGCTTTTTCGCCGGCAAATGACCCCGTATTGTACACCGTTGATTTTTTAAACTTAATTTATACAAATATGGCTGATTCGGGTGTTTTAATATCCTACTCTTCATCAATACCATTTAGAAGTGCACTTATAAATTGCGGATTTATAATTTCTGAAGGGCCGTCAGTTGGAAGAAAAAGGGGCGCCACATTAGCTTACAAAAATCCAACCGAAATCCAAAAAAAGGAAATAAAAAGAATTCCTGAAGCTGATGAGCGATTAATCGCACTATCTGGTGTTGGAGTTCCATTTTACGATAAAAATCTAGATTTAGATTCTTCTGAAATTATTAAAAATAGGGAACTCGATAGGGAAAACTTGAAAAATTTACTTGGAAATAAATGTTATTCGACTACAAAAATTAAAAGCGGAAAAATAGATGAAAAAATTCTGAATATTCAAAAAGAAAATTTAAATTCATCCGAAATTATTAAAAAAATGAAAAAAGTATATCTTGAAAATTAATACTCTTTTGAATAATTTAAAGCTTCATCAATCAAGCTTTGAGCAATATCTGCATCAGAAATTCTTGAGAGTCCTTCCCATGAAGGGCATGCATTTACTTCGATAACTTTCAGTCCTTCGCTGCTTTCAAGAATATCTACACCACCATAAACGAGTCCAACAGCATCTTTTGCAGCAAGAACGATTTCAGTTAATTCGTCAGTTATTTCGCATTTTTCAGGAACTCCATTTTGGCGTATATTTGTAATCCAGTTGTCAGATGTCCGATACATTGCAGAAACTACCTTGTCGCCAACTGCAAATGCCCTAATATCCCGGTAGACATTGTTTGGATTATTTACAAATTCCTGCATGTAAATTACGCCATGACTGCTTTTAAAAGTATTTAGTGCTTTTAATTTAGCAACGGTTGATCTTCCCTTAACTCTTACAAGGCCTTTTCCCTGATTTCCAAAAAGAGGTTTTAAAACAACGTCTTCAAATTTATCAGCTGCGATTAACGCTTTATTTACATCTTCTGCAACGATTGTTTTTGGATGTGGAATTTTGTGAACTTCCATTAAAAACGAGGTTCTGAATTTATTTCCTGCATTTTCAATTCCATCCATCGGGTTTATTATCGGGATGTAATTTTCAAGGTACTTTAACATGTCAAACCTGTGAAACATTTCAACTCCTTCACCGATGTTTCTAACAAAAGCGCATTTTAAATCGAGTATACTTCTATTATTCTGTTCAAATTTAACGTCTGATCCAATAGATGAAATTATTTTTGATGGCTGTATAATAACCGGATCGATATCATTTTTTTCCATTTTAGACTTCAATTCATCGGTTACCCAGTCTCTTTCTTCAGAAATTATTCCCATTCTCATATTAACACCGTAAAAAATTATTAAGGTAATAATGGTAATTTAGAACTCTGAAAACATTTTTTTAAGTTTAACATTTAGTGGCGTTGGGTTGTGGAACGCTCTTGCCATTTGTGCATTAACTCCGTTTTCAGTTAAAAGTTGGACTAATTCATCTTTAAATTCTTTTCCGAAAACGATTGCTGACGTATCCACATTATGTGTCATTTTATACGTTATAATATAATTAACTGCTGCATCGTTGTGCGCGAAACCAAAAATATGATCAACTTCAGCCTTAATTTTAAAACCTTCGTCAATTGGTTGAAAACCGATTCCTTTTAAGTAATGCTTTTCAGGATCCGCAGATTCGATTAATTTCAATGCTGCAGGGTTTGCTGAAACTATGATTTCATGTCCTTTGTTTTTAAGCATGTTCAATAAAAACATGAACGAAGGTATCAAAACTGGGGGCTCAGGACATCCCAAAATTATCATTATTCTCAAAAATACCACCAAATTATATTAAAAGCATATAATTCTATCCATAAAAGATATTAATATTTTCCGATATTTCAAAATCTCAGAATACATCTTGTTCACCGTTTAGTTTATATAATATTATAGTGATAGGATATCAGATACATATGATATTGATATTTATCGATCTAAATTGGAAATAAATAAGAGACTGGTGCTTTAATGGATGGTAACATCGAAATTTCGAATGTAGAATCTGCAATTTTAGGTTTGCTCCTTGAAAAACCAATGTATGGTTATGAAATTGAAAAAATAATCGAAGAACGAAAAATGAGGCAGTGGACAGAAATTGCATTTTCCTCGATATATTATGTTTTAAAAAAATTGGAAGAAAAAGAGCTTGTTGAATGCGAAACTGAAAATAAACACGGAAGAGCTAGAAAAATTTATTTTGCAACAGATTCAGGACAAAAAGCAATGCGTGCAAAAGTAAAAGACCTTATTTCAAATTATGAAAAGATAATATCAGGTTTTGACCTTGGAATGAGCAATTTAGAAATTTTATCAAAAGAAGAAGCGTTGGAATGTTTTGAAAATTATCTATCCTCCGTTGAGGAAATGATAAATCATATAAGCGGTATAAATAAAAGCCTTGAAAACGATTGCCCCAAACATATTTTGGCACTTTCAAATAGATGTTTAGCACATTTAAACGCTGAAAAAGAATTTATTATGGAATTTAAGGATAAATTTAAAGATTAATAATTTAAAAATTTGTGATAGTATGGCATATAAAAGTGAATTTTTAGGAACTGAAGACGTTAAAACACTATTAGTTAAACTGTCAATTCCTGCAATAATTGGAATGCTAATAATGGCACTTTATAACGTAGTCGATGGATTTTTTATCGGCAGATGGGTTGGAACAGCCGCATTTACGGGAATAGCGTTGATATTTCCATTCCAAATGATAATTATGGCATTTGGTGTAACTTTTGGAATTGGTGGATCATCCCTTTTATCAAGAAAACTTGGTGAAGGAGATTTAGACTCTGCAAGAAAAGCTGGAGGAAATTCAATCAGCAGCGTTTTAATTTTATCTGTATTGATAACAATTATCGGAATTATATTCATGGTTCCAATATTAAACATTCTTGGAACTTCTGCCGATATATTCCCTTACGCAAAAGATTACTATGAAATAATACTCTACGGAACAGTATTTAACAGCTATTTGGTTGCTGCAAACAACCTTGTTCGTGCAGAAGGAATGGCTAAAGTTGCAATGTTTGCAATGGTTGTCCCTGCAATAATAAACATAATCCTTGATCCAATTTTAATCATAGTATTTAATATGGGAATAAGTGGTGCAGCAATTGCAACAGTGCTATCTCAAATCATCGGTGTAATTTACATATTAAAACACCAATTTGGAAAAAATACGAGCATTAAATATGCAATGAATGATTTCTTTATCAATATTAAGATTTTAAAAGAAACTGTATTTATAGGAGCTTCTGAATTTGCGAAATTGATTATAAGCAGTATCCTTTTGATCGTTGGAAATAATTTGCTTGGAATATATGGTGGAGATATTGCAATTGCAATTTATGGGGTGATCATGAGAATTGCAATGATTTTACTAATGCCTGTTCTTGGAATCGTACAGGGCTTACAGCCAATTGTTGGATATAACTACGGAAAAGGACAGTTAAATAGAGTCAGTGAATCAATAAAACTTGCTTTAGTTGGAACTACAGGTCTCTGTTTACTCGGATTTACACTTGTAATGATAT
This Methanococcus maripaludis C5 DNA region includes the following protein-coding sequences:
- a CDS encoding class III signal peptide-containing protein, with product MSNKGQLSIEMVILILAVLVSGSYVALEMSKGAFETTTVNDVQETSYCGFTSGFDVDVINNAIVKLTTGVININPNDAVTNNEFNASYTNITDNSVVTYSLDNVKTNLIKNYADGTVIYVPLNETWKNFTASNIVLRMKSDYVCTINGENVTLESSCFEITAPEGCDEFNFQMSAGTGAGQYYLRLVDQEVTLVFTME
- a CDS encoding (5-formylfuran-3-yl)methyl phosphate synthase, with amino-acid sequence MILLVSPKDVAEAYEAIEGGADIIDVKNPPEGSLGANFPWVIKEIREATPEGRLVSAAIGDVPYKPGTVTLAALGATVSGADYIKVGLYGTRSYQEAVDVMKNVTKAVKYVGEDKIVVAAGYADAYRIGGVDPLVIPKVARDAGCDVAMLDTAVKDGKTLFDHMSIELLKEFVEETHKYGMKCALAGSIKIEEIPMLKEIGCDIVGVRGAACTKGDRNEGRIQKDLVKEIVKVCKE
- a CDS encoding sodium:proton antiporter, with translation MEISLAIGYISLLFIIGSFIAKLADRIGIPDIPLLLIVGLLIGPVFGLISPIYAQTIFSFVGTVGLIILLLVGAFEMRWIVLKRVLKTVLKLDTIGLVISLLISGLVFSFVYALPFTNPIGFIYGAVNCATDPATLIPIFSKSDIDPKIAVTLEAESVFNDPLGIVATTLTLSAIGLSKSANPILDFIMLAFGGLALGYVGGKIFEFVVSKDEFGEYIAPLGVGAAMALWYFGEEIAPHFLGHGLSGYMAVAIMGLYIGNVVTKNPKNTKDMHKMAEFCTDLSSLTRILIFVFLGASISLPLLTHFGFYGLLCAIGSVFVARPIGVFIATAIPPVNSLKERIYFALEGPRGVVPAALAAMIYSNIMHHPSVIPPAVTQYMPPEMIAGSILVATFLTILLSVIVEASWAYPLANKLFK
- a CDS encoding nucleotide sugar dehydrogenase, with protein sequence MEKHGNYNINKICVIGLGYIGLPTASMLANHGYEVVGVDVNEKRVNQIKNGELKIEEPGLLTLVKGAINSKNLNVQTSATEADAFIICVPTPALENEDGSKKCDLTYVMGAVQNIIPFLKEGNLIVIESTIPPEITKKIYETIDKKIYVAHCPERVLPGKILKELVENDRIIGGINKKSAEMAKEIYKSFVEGKIYITDSNTAEMVKLMENTYRDINIALANEFAKICDEIGVNVWDAIKIANKHPRVNILNPGPGVGGHCISIDPWFIVEKTNNAKFIRAARELNDNMPAYVCKSVLSELKKHGIKKPKISVFGATYKGNVEDTRESPSKNVIEMLLKNGVTVSTFDPHATCFEYPLSTLDECISGSDCIVVLTDHDAFKNIKKDDIDEICPKLKNKIVFDTKNILEHNLWKRAGFTVKLLGNGAW
- the wecB gene encoding non-hydrolyzing UDP-N-acetylglucosamine 2-epimerase codes for the protein MVKVGVILGTRPEIIKMSPIIRELKNKNFFLIHTNQHYSKNMDKVFFKELNLPKPDYNLNIGSGSHGGQTGKMLIEIEKVLLKEKPDFILVQGDTNTVLAGALAASKLCIKIGHIEAGLRSFDRKMPEETNRVLTDHISEFLFAPTEIAAKNILNEGISNEKIHIVGNSVVDATIQNLEIAENNENICKFLSKITGNKKYFLLTLHRAENTDNFEILSDLVTSINKLSENYGKNIIFPIHPRTYKKLSEFNLIDKIKSNSLIKIIEPVGYLEFLILEKNAELIVTDSGGLQEEACILNVPCVTLRENTERPETIHVNSNILAGSDPKNILNSVEKMLKSDRSWNNPFGCGNSGKLIVDIVLGEKKY
- a CDS encoding Mrp/NBP35 family ATP-binding protein, whose product is MAEECSGNCDSCSSSSDCSDTKKMMEQQNAQIRNNMSKIKHKIAVMSGKGGVGKSTVTVNLAATLKMMGYKVGVLDGDIHGPNIPQMLGVGQIQPIADENGIYPVSTPQGIKTMSIGYFLPDTNTPVIWRGPKASGAIRQFLSDVNWGELDFLLIDTPPGSGDIQITTLQAIPDIDGILIVTTPEEVSVLDARKSVSTANTLEIPIIGLVENMGGFVCPECDKVIDIFGKGGGEKAAKELNVFFLGRIPLDIKARVASDRGVPMVTMDCKASEEFKKVVESVLERIKKE
- a CDS encoding MnmC family methyltransferase — protein: MLPNKKALDLIKIYMKKEFTSENLKELTKKLIELDLLVKTEDGTFTVRSEDPEELMHSRVGALTEGIEKFAVPSKVESIKNPKILDLCSGMGYNAVSALHYNINSEIDMVEYSKEMLFLSLALDIPMTEHLIVKNAISDFFKGNLNQKIRIFNEDARITLLRKDLKKYDCVFHDAFSPANDPVLYTVDFLNLIYTNMADSGVLISYSSSIPFRSALINCGFIISEGPSVGRKRGATLAYKNPTEIQKKEIKRIPEADERLIALSGVGVPFYDKNLDLDSSEIIKNRELDRENLKNLLGNKCYSTTKIKSGKIDEKILNIQKENLNSSEIIKKMKKVYLEN
- the mptN gene encoding tetrahydromethanopterin:alpha-L-glutamate ligase codes for the protein MRMGIISEERDWVTDELKSKMEKNDIDPVIIQPSKIISSIGSDVKFEQNNRSILDLKCAFVRNIGEGVEMFHRFDMLKYLENYIPIINPMDGIENAGNKFRTSFLMEVHKIPHPKTIVAEDVNKALIAADKFEDVVLKPLFGNQGKGLVRVKGRSTVAKLKALNTFKSSHGVIYMQEFVNNPNNVYRDIRAFAVGDKVVSAMYRTSDNWITNIRQNGVPEKCEITDELTEIVLAAKDAVGLVYGGVDILESSEGLKVIEVNACPSWEGLSRISDADIAQSLIDEALNYSKEY
- a CDS encoding DUF1890 domain-containing protein translates to MRIMIILGCPEPPVLIPSFMFLLNMLKNKGHEIIVSANPAALKLIESADPEKHYLKGIGFQPIDEGFKIKAEVDHIFGFAHNDAAVNYIITYKMTHNVDTSAIVFGKEFKDELVQLLTENGVNAQMARAFHNPTPLNVKLKKMFSEF
- a CDS encoding PadR family transcriptional regulator — its product is MDGNIEISNVESAILGLLLEKPMYGYEIEKIIEERKMRQWTEIAFSSIYYVLKKLEEKELVECETENKHGRARKIYFATDSGQKAMRAKVKDLISNYEKIISGFDLGMSNLEILSKEEALECFENYLSSVEEMINHISGINKSLENDCPKHILALSNRCLAHLNAEKEFIMEFKDKFKD
- a CDS encoding MATE family efflux transporter; this encodes MAYKSEFLGTEDVKTLLVKLSIPAIIGMLIMALYNVVDGFFIGRWVGTAAFTGIALIFPFQMIIMAFGVTFGIGGSSLLSRKLGEGDLDSARKAGGNSISSVLILSVLITIIGIIFMVPILNILGTSADIFPYAKDYYEIILYGTVFNSYLVAANNLVRAEGMAKVAMFAMVVPAIINIILDPILIIVFNMGISGAAIATVLSQIIGVIYILKHQFGKNTSIKYAMNDFFINIKILKETVFIGASEFAKLIISSILLIVGNNLLGIYGGDIAIAIYGVIMRIAMILLMPVLGIVQGLQPIVGYNYGKGQLNRVSESIKLALVGTTGLCLLGFTLVMIFPEMFIQIFITDPEVISQGVFATRIFFMFSFLIGAQMTIGGLYQSLGKAKPAFIISCARQTLFLMPALLILPLFFGLNGIWFSFPIGDLLGFTLASGIIYNDRKSLNLSS